Genomic window (Juglans microcarpa x Juglans regia isolate MS1-56 chromosome 2S, Jm3101_v1.0, whole genome shotgun sequence):
AGATGAATGGCTGGCCACTGTTTCTGACGTGAACCCAACTTGTAGAGGTTGGAAAACCTACTATTTGGTCTTCTGTctctttaataattttgaagGACATGTACAAAATTTACTTGCATGATTAACTGATTTTCTTCGTTTCCTTTGCAGAAGATTCCCTTCCTGCTGCATGCAAGTTCTTTTTTGAAGAAGTAACATCATCCTCTGTTGTGATTATCTTGATTGAACTCTCTAAGGCATCATCTGATGATATTAAGGGCTACAAGCTCTGGTATTGCAAAAGTAGAGAAGAGACACAAACAAAAGAACCCATTTGTGTTTTTCCCAAAGCACAGAGAAGGATTAAAATCTCCAATCTGCAGCCCTGCACGGAATATACCTTTCGAATAATTTCTTATACGGAGGCTGGTGACTTGGGGCATTCTGAGGCCAAGTGCTTCACCAAGAGTGTTGAGATAATTCACAAGAATCCGAATTCAGCAGTTGCCATGTACCGTAAGAAAGAGAATCCCCTCATTGATGGCAGTTATTTGAGTTCCAAAAGGGAGCCTAAGAATACAACTGAAGTTGGTTTTTCTTCTGGATTTAAGGTTCGAGACCTTGGGAAGATCCTGCATCTGGCTTGGGCCCAAGAGCAAGACTGCTTTGAAGGGTTTTGCGGTCCCGAGGTGGAAAACTGCTGTGGAGTAAGCAAAGTGATCAAGCCTGAAGCTCTTGAAGAAGAACGGTCGCCTTTTGTTTCACGTGGGCTTGACTTGAATGTTGTTTCAGTGCCAGATTTGAATGAAGAGCTCACCCCTCCATTTGAATCCTCCAGGGATGAAGATAATGGATGCACTTTGCAGCAGGCTGTTGAGGCAGATGATGATGCTGCTTCCCATGACTTGAAGAAGAATGATCTGGCTAGGTCACATGGTAGTGGTGACTCACAGACATGGACACACGGGCCAGCTGTTGATTCCCGGCCAGAGTTTTGCAGGAAAAGGGTTGCAAACTCTAATGAAGAGACACATGATTGTGACAGCACTTTGATAAATGGCTCACCACATCGAATCTCCAATGGTTCATGTTGCTTGGATGAGAATTTTGAGTACTGTGTGAAGATAATCCGAGGGCTGGAATGCGAGGGTCACATTAAACAGGAATTTAGATTGAAGTTGTTAACATGGTTTAGCTTGAGATCAACAGAGCAAGAACGTAGGGTGGTCAACACGTTCATTCAAACATTGATTGATGATCCTAGTAGCTTAGCAGGACAACTAGTCGACTCCTTTTCTGATATTATATCTTTCAAGAGGCCACAAAACGGATTCTGTAGTAAGCTGTGGCATTGAACAAGGGGGGCAGCAACAGCAGTTTAATTTACAGGATTGCTAATTTGcttcatgtttaatttttttccccgCGATAAATTATCCCTGATTGTTTTCACCGTTCATTGTACAGGCATTTTTTCTTAGTCGAGGTTGATTTGAGTTGGTGATTGCAGAGAGTACCTACCTGATGATTCTTGGAAAAAAGGAGGGGAGGGGGGGCGGGGCCGGGGCTGGGGCTGGGCTTGCTGTAGAAAGGCACTTTCCATCTCCTATATTCTCTAAGTAGAATTGAACATTGAAGgagtagcattattcatttATGGGGATGATATATGTATTAGTTACTTTATCATTGCCTTCTTTAAATCAAAGAAG
Coding sequences:
- the LOC121251976 gene encoding VIN3-like protein 1 isoform X2, whose translation is MKMDLEDKFLTKVSGVQSLSSSVQSTPEKNGHSDDASRSPELLQEFLKSGPKKELLRTCFDKERKNSSKSKMTELHKTNNKTIKKHDSRKASSSSNIQSSSKQQRKGENPMRLPLAAEQSPGFGYTNSWICKNSACRAVISIDDTFCKRCSCCICHLFDDNKDPSLWLVCTSESVQGDSCGLSCHIECALQREKVGVVDLGQLMQLDGSYCCASCGKVSGILGCWKKQLVIAKDARRVDVLCYRIYLSSRLLEGTSRFKELHEIVKDAKAKLETEVGPVNGVSAKMARGIVSRLSIASDVQKLCSLAIEKADEWLATVSDVNPTCRDSLPAACKFFFEEVTSSSVVIILIELSKASSDDIKGYKLWYCKSREETQTKEPICVFPKAQRRIKISNLQPCTEYTFRIISYTEAGDLGHSEAKCFTKSVEIIHKNPNSAVAMYRKKENPLIDGSYLSSKREPKNTTEVGFSSGFKVRDLGKILHLAWAQEQDCFEGFCGPEVENCCGVSKVIKPEALEEERSPFVSRGLDLNVVSVPDLNEELTPPFESSRDEDNGCTLQQAVEADDDAASHDLKKNDLARSHGSGDSQTWTHGPAVDSRPEFCRKRVANSNEETHDCDSTLINGSPHRISNGSCCLDENFEYCVKIIRGLECEGHIKQEFRLKLLTWFSLRSTEQERRVVNTFIQTLIDDPSSLAGQLVDSFSDIISFKRPQNGFCSKLWH
- the LOC121251976 gene encoding VIN3-like protein 1 isoform X1, producing MKMDLEDKFLTKVSGVQSLSSSVQSTPEKNGHSDDASRSPELLQEFLKSGPKKELLRTCFDKERKNSSKSKMTELHKTNNKTIKKHDSRKASSSSNIQSSSKQQRKGENPMRLPLAAEQSPGFGYTNSWICKNSACRAVISIDDTFCKRCSCCICHLFDDNKDPSLWLVCTSESVQGDSCGLSCHIECALQREKVGVVDLGQLMQLDGSYCCASCGKVSGILGCWKKQLVIAKDARRVDVLCYRIYLSSRLLEGTSRFKELHEIVKDAKAKLETEVGPVNGVSAKMARGIVSRLSIASDVQKLCSLAIEKADEWLATVSDVNPTCREDSLPAACKFFFEEVTSSSVVIILIELSKASSDDIKGYKLWYCKSREETQTKEPICVFPKAQRRIKISNLQPCTEYTFRIISYTEAGDLGHSEAKCFTKSVEIIHKNPNSAVAMYRKKENPLIDGSYLSSKREPKNTTEVGFSSGFKVRDLGKILHLAWAQEQDCFEGFCGPEVENCCGVSKVIKPEALEEERSPFVSRGLDLNVVSVPDLNEELTPPFESSRDEDNGCTLQQAVEADDDAASHDLKKNDLARSHGSGDSQTWTHGPAVDSRPEFCRKRVANSNEETHDCDSTLINGSPHRISNGSCCLDENFEYCVKIIRGLECEGHIKQEFRLKLLTWFSLRSTEQERRVVNTFIQTLIDDPSSLAGQLVDSFSDIISFKRPQNGFCSKLWH